AAGATGAATCTGATGGCACATTTCATCCTGTTGGAGGTGCAATCGTTCCTGAAACTTTTGAGGAGCAGATGATGCTGGCTATGGCTGTTTCACTGGCTGAGGCTCGAAATAGATCAAGTCCACCAGGTGTTGCATGGCAATAGCCTTAAAAGAGTCCTAAGGATTGGTTCTCGGTTCCTATGTCTCTTGTGACCCGCCTGCCTCTTCTCACGTGAAGTATTTCTCCtgtctcttcttttttttttttctcgataTACAGTGTAAgcaggaaaaaaggaaaaatgattctagagaatgaatgaatgatccTAGTATCAGTCTTTTTAGATTGAGATCCTTAATCTTCATAAGAAGTGATGTCCAAGAGATCGAGTAAACGGGGGCATGTAAATGTGGTTCCCAGAGTTGATTAGCTTCATTGTTGTATATTCGCCACAATGTCTTGGTACATGTGATCTGATTTGTTGctcttgatatatatatatatatatatagacaatTTAAATTACGAGGTCTGGAAAATCAGTTTTAAATCTAGTTTGATAGACACTTCGAATAACCATGCATCTCGCAACTCGTGAACATCTATAAAGCCCAAGAAACaagtttttattttcattggTGAAATAAATCTTGAAGACCTGAGATTTCCAATCTCAAACGATAGGAGTATGTTTTTGTATTGGTGTGTTGGACCTGGACTTGGAGTATGATTTGCACGATCAACATGTAAATGAAAGCATGGTGCAGCAAAGAAGTTGAAATATTTTGCTTGAAATATTATCAGTTAAAAAGTTGAAACAGAGAGAGTAGGGATGTCGCAGACTCCAGAGCAGATTTGGTAAGCCAGAGGGTGTTTTAGAAGGAAAAATAAAGAGGAAGAATGAACACGGGACTCTTAACAATTTCGCTCTGTTATAGATTTAGCCCTTTTGTATATCATGTGGTATATCATATAGATGTGTATGGTAATGTACGCGATggttcaagaaaaaaaaatcaagtaacCTTATTTGGAATAAAATAAGGTTACTTAATATTAGCTAACTTTATTTGCATTgccatttttattttcaaaaagtTTTTATATTTACTGGAAACAAATTTTCTAATCACATTTTACCTTACACTTGTTACATTATTATGGTACATTTTTCCGtaaaaactctaaaaaatagcaatccaaatgggCTAAGTTGTATTATATGTATCACATACATCATATGGTATATTCTTAATATAAGAAAAGTGACGTTGAGTACACAATTTCTCAATGTTTGCTAATAATATGTGGTTATTGCCTTATTGGGTCTAATGGACCATCAGACAATTTCCAAAACACGGGCTTTATCGCATATATATTAAGGGCTGATTTTGAGCAGGTCCAGATCAATGTATCCTTGGGCTTGGACAATCCAACAATAACCGAATCTCAAAGTCCAACAATGACCGTAACTATGGCCCACTGGTAACAGTAGAATGGTAAACGTGCTGGAAAGAGTTAGATGCTCCACTGTTCTTACCATTAGGCTTCTGTGCTTCGTGTTTGGAAGCCCTTTTCGAATCAtttaatatgatcttgatgaTCAACTACTTTTTTGTCCCAGAACCAATCGGTGGGCCTTTGATGCTAACATCTTTTATATCGGCAGCCATCATACCTTACAAAAAAATCTTTCGTACAACATAAAATTAATGGAAATGTTGGATTTGCAGCAATAATGTGAAAATCTAGACTCGGGAGAATAGATATTATCTTCAGTTGGTTCATTGAATTGGGGCAAGCAAAGATTAGGATTTTAAtttaggttaaaaaaaaaagaatccaaTGTCATATTTgcagaaaataaaaataaaataggagTGTAGCCAGGAAGACTGATGTTCTAGTACCAATCAAGTTGCACATTGAAATGTCAAAAAGTGAACTGGGGCAAAAATACAGGTATAAAGGCCCACATAGTTAATGTGGTGGTTGAATGATTgatttaaattatttaattagtccgcaaatgaaattacaccccactttttttttttttttttatgggaaTCGTGCCTTCAATAGTACGCATAGATCTTCAATCTTGATTGTACCATGTCCACCCGATGCAATTTAATTTGTGGTAGCCAACTTCACTTAAATTTGAATGTAAAGTCTATTCAATTCCATTTTCATTTCACACTCGCAAACATTAGAGCAAATTATCTAGGTGGCCATCAAACTTTTAAAATCATTAAATTTTGATTATTGAATTAATAAAAGTTTGATTTTGGTTACTGAACTATTTAAAGTTTAGATTTTAGGTCATTTCGCTAGATTTAATCGTTAAACACGATAGATCGGAGTGCTCATACAATTCATGAGACTAAAGAAAATGATATAGTTAACGATTAAATGTGACAAAATGGtttgaaatctaaattttaAATGATTTAGTGATCAAAACCAGACTTTTAATAATTTAGTGATAAAAAAtcaaagatttcaaaagtttagtGACTATCGGATAATTAAGATGTCAGAATTTATTAAGATGTCCTTGGAGTAGTTCAAAATATTAATAATGGAATTTTTAAATTGTTCTTTCGTTACATTTATTTTGCTGTACATTTGTATATTGGTAGGGAAAATTAAAAGAGGAAAAGCATAACAAATTTTTACTCATTTTGTGTTGTTTTGAACTTAATTATAACACAGATTTTAGGAGAAGAATGGTTTAGATATTAAAAGTCTAGGACATCTCGAGGACAGTTTTCAAATATTATTATTGGGCTGTACGAACAAAGGGAGAGTATTTCCGCCGTTCTTCTGAAGCGCAATTTTGTTCCCTTCTTGATTTTATGTCCATATTTTATTGATAAGAGAATAGCAACCGAAGCTATAGCTTTGGAAAATTCCCTAACGCACACCCTATCCCTAAACCTCAGAGAAACTGTACAAATGCATTATTTAGTTTGGACCGAGGAATTTGATGAAAGATTTAAAATTCGTTGAATAGCTGTAGCGAATCACATGTAAAAAACCAGGTCCCGCCGGATCTCTGATTGAACCTCCAGATCTCGACTGAATCACGTGTAAAAAACcttgcctctttttttttttttttttttcacgcaGGGGTGTCCAGGTCAATCCTTACCTATGTTGTTAACGATCCAATCTACGatcctattatttttaataaattaaataacaattttagtattttgactatattttTGTGTAGAAAACTCAAAATTGAGTGTCGTTTGTTGCGTTGTAAACTATATTCATAGTGCTTTTAATCCATGTAAATAATTAAGCCTAATTCCAAACCTAGAAAATTTGATGAATCTTTAAATTTGACTCATATAATTCACTAAAGTGAATGAATGATCTTTGTTATAGGTTATCACATGGAACTAGTGTTTTGTGTCTttattataataatttaatatGGTTTAGAGCCTTTAGAAATGAATTAACCTTAATTAACAATATAATTATATTGATTGCACATGAATTGCAGTATTTGTTACTATATTTATGAAttgcaaacttaaaaattattaatatgacaatttattatattttttgtagGATGCAGACCGCTCGAGATACCCTGCGGGGGCAAAGACCAGCCACGTAGAGTGGCAAGTTGTGGGAGGCAGGGGTTGAACCCCTAACCTTCAGCATCTCAAAAGAAGGGGATGACCACTGCACCAAATGGCCACCTACTGGAATTGCACCCAAACTTCAAGCCTAGTCATggctttcttttctctcccttcaTCAACTCACCCCATCTATCCAACCCAAATTTGCTCATCTTCTCACGCATTTCCACCAACTCGTGTAACAAACTACAATCTCCATGCAAAAGCTAGTACATGCAAAGACCAAAATGCAGAACATCGTCAGACCCCTAGTACTAGTACTGATGGTAGTATTAgttcatccaaatccaaaaGTGGTAAAACTTCAGCAGGGAAATTTGAAAGAAGGGATGTCCTTATTGGCCTCGGTGGGCTATATGGTGCAACCACACTATCAAGGCCAGTTTCACCTGATGTTTCCAACTGTACCGAAGGCAGGAAGACTCCAAGTGGCATACCTGTCTACTGTTGCCCTCCCTCCGCCGCGGGTTACAGTGATTATACACCTTCTGCTAGCGAAGTCTACACAAGAATGCCGGCTCACACGGTCAGCCATGACTATATCAAACAATATTCAACTGCCATTGCAAAAATGAAGAACCTTCCTCTGAGCGACCCGCGCAATTTTTACCAACAAGCAAACATCCATTGCGTGTATTGTGATGAAGGGTACACTCAATCAGGCTTTCCAGACAAAAGGTTGGACATTCATAAATCATGGCTATTTTTTCCGTGGCACAGATGGttcctttatttctttgaaAGAATTTGTAAAAACTTGCTCGATGATGATACGTTTACTTTGCCATTTTGGCAATGGGACGATCCTTCAGGCATGCAAATTCCACCCATGTATAACGACAGCAAATTGTCCCTATACGATTTCTTGCGCAACCCAAAACACTTGCCTCCTAAAGTGGTGGATTTAGCTTACAACGGCACAGATTTGCAAATCGACCCCAATATTCAAATCCAGTACAATTGTTGCACAATGTACACTCAAATGATCACTCACTCGTCCACGCCTCCGCTTTTCTTCGGACACCCACTGTTGGGGGGTGATGATCCCGATCCAGGAGCTGGTTCCATAGAGACTACACCCCACAATTGTGTGCACAATTGGCTTGGCGACCCTTCCCAGCCTAACCACGAGGACATGGGCGTCTTATTTTCAGCCGGCCGAGACCCTATATTCTGTGGTCACCATGGCAACATTGATAGAATGTGGTACATTTATAACAATGTTTTGAAACGCAAAAATATTGAAGACGCAGATTGGTTAAattcctcttttattttcttcaatgAGGCGGCGAGACCCGTTAGAGTGACGGTTAAGGACTCCACAAATCTCGCCAAGCTTGGTTATACCTATCCTGACTTGccactttcttggttaaaatgTAAGCCGAAAGCGCGTAGAAGGGGCCTGATCCTGACAAAGTTGTCCGTGAATGCACCTAAGGCTAATGAAGTGCTGCCAATGAAATTAGAGAAACCCATCAGCTTCATGGTTCAACGGCCTAAGAAGTCAAGGAGTGGACAAGAGAAAGCAGAGGCAGAAGAGGTGCTGAAGATTAAGGGAATCGAATTTGATAAAGGAGAAACTTCGGTGTTCGATGTGTTTGTGAACGAAGATGATACGAGTCAGAGTAATCCGTGCAAGGCTGAGTCTCTAGGAAGCTTCAGCAGCTTGGGGCATGGACATAGCATGAAATCTACCACTTCCCAGATTTTTACGATTTCAGAGGTGCTGGAGGAATTGGGAGCTGATGATTTTAACAGCATTTTGGTCACTTTGGTCCCCAGATTAGGGGTTGTGACAATAGGTGGCATCGAAATTACCTTTGTTCCTAAACCATAGCTTTAAAAGATCCCATGTCATATTTgcagaaagaaaaaacaaaatgtAGGACCGTAGCCTGGAAAATTGATGTTGAAATGTCAAAGGCCCACATGTGGTGGCTGAATTATTGACTTTTTTGGTGGAATCGTACCACGGTTTTCTCCGTAGTTAGACCCACAGTTAATTCAATCTTGATTGTACCGTGTCCACTCGATGCAATTTAATTTGTGGTAAAAAAACAGTTTCCTTTCTGATCCAAATTCAAATGTCAGAATTTATTGAGAAGTAGCTCAGAATATTAATAATGGTTCTTTTTCGACACGTTTTCTGTCGTTACATTTATTTTGCTGTACATACATATATAGATAGGATCTTCTGTCACACATCTTGTACCACTCTCTgttccactttttattatattactattttttCTATATAAACattatgttttagttcttttttgttttcttaagatccaataactattaattgagtaatacacaaaatttaacaaactcaaaaaattaaaatgcataaaaaatgagattttttatgaattttctgctatattttttaattttctattatatattgctttttttAAGATGCtgtatttatttttacttaattaatagttattggatcttaaggaaataaaaaagaactaaaacataatatttatataggagaaatagcaatataataaaaagtgggacataGAGTGGCACAAGGTGTGGGACAGAAGGCCCACATGTGGCGGTTTTTGGTGGGAATCGTGCCTGCATTACCACCCATAGTTAATTCAATCTTGATTGTGCCATGTCCACTCGATGCAATTTAATTTGCGGTGGCCAACTTCACTTTAACTTCGAATATGAAGTCAATTCAACTctattttcatttcaaactcGCAAACATTATGATAAACAGTTTCCTTTCTGATCCATATTCAGATGTCATAATTTATTGAgacgttcttttttttttttcatcgaTACGATAGAATTCCTATAACCTAAACTAACCTATtctagggggagggggaggagaTTCGATGTGAGTAGAAACTCCATCATAGATGTGAGTagaattcctttttttttattgagaCGTCCTTGAAGTAGCTCAATCTTGATTGTTTGGATAGTGATTTTATCCCAAATAGTAATATTttacttgcatcataaacacattttctaacccacctttttatattcctaatcacctttttatctcacatacatcacatcataaaaagtactacagtaattattccaaataatattttaaataatacactatccaaacatTTATATTTCAAATGGTTCCGCGTTTTCTTTCGTTACATTTATTTTGCTGTACATACATATATAGCTAGGGTAAAGTAAAAGAGGAAAAGCATAACAAATTTTTACTCATTTTGTGTTGTTTTGGACTAATAATACAGATTTTAAGTGAAGAATGGTTTAGATATTAAAAGTCTAGGACATCTCGAGGACAGTTTTCAAATATTATTAGGCTGTACGAAGTACAAACAAAGGGAGAGTATTTTCCAGAATTCTTCTGAAGTGCAATTTTGTTCCCTTTTTGTTTGTAAATCCATATTTTATTGATAAGAGAATAGCAACCGAAGCTTTAGCTTTGGAAAATTTGCTAACCCACATCCTATGCCTATACCTCAGAGAAACTGTACAAATGTATTATTTAGTTTGGATTGATAAATTTGATGAAAGATTTGAAATCCACTCAAATCACTacgtttgttttaattatttaagaagcatttgaatttataatttatcaattattaaaatatattttaaaaactataataaTGTGTGATTCACAAGTCCAAATACCTCTTAAATAATCTAAACAATTAGAGTAATTTAAGATGATTTCAAATCTTTCGTCAAATCTCTTAATCCAAATGAAActtaagaaaatttatttttttttattatttcaaataatattttgcttgcatcataaacattTTTCAACTCGCCTTTTTtatatttcaatcatttttatctcacatatatcattacaaaaagtgctatagtaattattccaattaatactctatccaaacaaatctaGGATTTGTTTAGGGAAAATGATCAAAAAAAAGAAGTGTTCTCCAAAAACAAGAAGTCCAATTACAATCATGCTGTGGAGTTTTCAACCCCTTTTTTGGCACCATTGAGTTGACTATATGAACGAGACaagttttttctgtttttgagTGCATGTAATGTTGGGATAAAGTGCCGAAGTATTAACGAGTATGGGAACTAATCAACAGTTAAATGGGATCCGGTAATGCTGAAACCGTTGCGGTTGAAAGGTGCTATTTTTTTAACATCCTCTAATGTGGGAAAAAGGATTGCAAATTTGCCAACTGACTGGTCAATGGAGTCAGTCATAGGCTCATAGTTAGTGGGGAAAACAAACTTGAAATTGACTGCACACCGTTAATAATCGGACTTGATGTATGACTGCCGGATTTGATGAGAAATTCCTAATTTTATggtgaaatttaaaattttttttacaaatggGCTTTTTGAGTGTAGGATTCCGTCAAGTGATGTTTGCGTTTGCAGAATGCGAGCTCACTCAGGTCGCATTTCGCAGATGCGATTTATCATTGAATTTTAGACatgaaaaaaccaaaaaaaaaaaaaaaattgcttcaGTCCTCGCATTTGACAAAAGTGAGGTTTGAAACCTTTTAGTTTTGAATATTATAAATTCATGCTCatgcatttctatttttttgtttataaATTCAAGcaaattgtttttgtttttcttgtgaGTGTGggttttgctttttattttgtgaaattatGGAGAATGAATTTTTAGGTTAACATTAATTGAACACTAATATTACCTGATCCCATAATCGGATTAGTACCTGTTGTAAACCCTATTTAAATTCAACCACTTCCCATGCTATCCATGTATGTCTATTGTTGAGTAAGTTATTGAATTAGTTAATTATCATATTAGCATATGGtataaaaataatattatttttctttgacaAAGATGTACAATATTATCTAGTCAATTAATAATGATAGAAGCAATGCGTATACTACATTGTACTACTTCATTGTACTACTTTATTGATAAGAGAGTTACAATTTTACTAAGTTCTGAATACTAAATATATATTAACAATAGTTGATGTAGAATTAGTTGTCCTAAGGCTTACttcaaatatattaaaaatcTAATTCTAACTACGAAATATTAATTGGGTTGGTGCAGAGGCCCCGTCCTGGGCCTgtacacgtggcagcccagggaGCTCCGAGTTGGGCTTAGACCCCGGGCCCATGTGAACTGTCCCGCGGCCCTCCGCCGCTAGGGCTCCAAGGAGCTACAGAGAACAATCCCGCATAGGTCGGGATTGTTCCCCCCTCAGTGCGGGATTGAGGCTATTCTGGGCAAGTCCCGAAACGTATGGAGGTCGGACTCCTAAGCAGGTATAAATGGTAACGCACAGTGACTGCGcaaggtacgctcactattGGACAATTACTCCCGACCGTTCTACTTCCCGTGAACCTcactcaccggaaaactaatttgaccgtcggagtgccctcggggacAACCTCAGGGCCCCTGTTAGTTCACTCTCTTGTTTGTCTTTCAGGCTTAGGACGCGCTCTTTCCATGAGCAAGCCGAGCTCATCAGCTCAACTCGGTCCGGGGAAGTTCCGTGCTTCTtcagttggcgccgtctgtgggaaggAGAAGGCACGAGCGTTTGAGTTAATGGCGAGAACGTGTTCAAAGCGAACCGTAGAGAACACCGATCTTGGAACCGGTGAGGGTTCCCGGCGAATGGAAGCATAGGGGGCCCGAGGCGCCGGGGGCTCGGCCCTTTCAGGGGAACGGAGACAGTAGATATTTCAGTTTGTAACGGAGAACCTCCCCATGCTGGAAGACATAATCCGGCAGGTGAAGGAGGGGGTGAAGCCGGGGGTGCGCAGACCTCTAAGGCGAAGGGGAAGGAGAGGGAGTCGCCTCCCATTCTCTCGGAGGACGAGTCACGGGACCAGCCCCCCAGGAGGAAACGGCCGCGGACTCCCCCTCGGCCGTGGGCCTCGGTGATCGGGGACAGTGAGAGATATTCTCGCGACCGGTCTGCTGGGGGCCGACCGAGGAATCTTTCCTCGTGGAAGCTTGCGCGGAACGAGTCTGAGCGTTCCCCCGCCCGATCTATCAAGAGCCGGCCGCGGGACCCTCCTCAGTGGCAGCCCGTCCGGGACGAGTTCGAGCAGATCCTGCGTCCGCAACTGTACGAGGACAACTACGCAGCCTCGCCCTTCATCCGAGAGATAGAGGACTACCCGTTACCTCGGAAGTTTAAAATCCCGAACATCGAACTGTACGACGGTTCAACTGACCCGGAAGACCACCTCTCGGTCTTCCTGACGCACATGCGTCTGCAAACCGCTGCGGATGCACTCCGTTGCAAGACCTTCCCCATATTTCTGAAGGGTAAGGCCCGACTCTGGTTCCAGGGCCTGGCACCGGGGTCTATCCGGAGTTTCAACGAGCTGGCCAGGCAGTTCGCCGCCCAATTCGTCTCCTCGAAAACTTATTCGAAAAACACGGCTCACCTGACGGCCATCAAGTAGAAGCCGGACGAGTCCCTAAAGAATTTCATGACCCGCTTCAACACAGAAATCTTGCAGATCAGGGACAAGGATGAAAAGGTAGTCATGGCTGCCTTCGTAAACGGGCTCAGGGTGGAAGAGCTTTTCTACAAGCTCGCCGAGAAGCCTCCCGTTAACCTGGAAGAGCTCTTGACCAAGGCGCACGCTACGGCCAATGCGGAGGAGGCAGCTCGCCTGAAGAAAGAGTCACATCGGGAGCTTGGAAATCGGAGAGGACGGATAAACCCCCCCGAGAACAGGGACGGCCCGGCCGCGAAGAATGTTTTCGACCCGCTCTCAAAGGATAAAGCCCCCTCTCAACCGCTGCTTCTAGAAAAAGGCTACACCCCTCTCACTCGGCCCAGAGCCCAGATTCTGGCCGTCATGGAGGCGGAGGGCCTAGTGGAGCAACCACCTAAGATGGGGACACCCCGGAACAAGAGGAACCAGGACCGCTACTGCGCCTTCCACCGTGACGTGGGGCACGATACGGAGGGGTGCTGGGCTCTGCGGAAGGAGATCGAAGATCTGATTCAGCGAGGTTTCCTAGGGCAGTTCGTGCGGCCAGGTCGACCCGGCCAGGGGCCAGGACGCGGGGACCGGGGGGAGGCCAAGCGTCGCGACCGCCCTGAGCGCCGTGACTTTTCCCGGGCCGACTACCCCGACCCGGACACCCAGAACCTAGCAGAGGTGATTAACACCATCGCTGGGGGCCCTACGGGGGGGGGACAGCCATGCAACCAGGAAGAACCGGTGACCTCCCCCCGAGGGGGATGATTTCCTGAAACGTCTGCTCATGGACGAGGAGATCACCTTCGAACCGAGGGACGAGATTCCCCTGGCGTCTGGTAACCACGAGACCATCGTGACAGACGTCGTGACCAATAATTATCGGGTGAAAAAAGTGTACGTCGACCTGGGGAGCGCGGTGGACATCCTGTTCTACCGGGTGTTCCAGGAGTTCGGCTTGGAGGACGGACAGCTCACTCCGGTTCGGACACCCCTGGTGGGCTTTACCGGACCGCCCATCACTCCGGAGGGGATGATCACCCTGATGGTTACGGTAGGGCGGGCGCCCAAGTGCCGGACCATCCCCGTCAATTTCGTGGTGGTCAAGCAACCATCCCCGTACAACGTGTTCTTGGGACGGCCCGCCCTGAACGCCCTCCGAGCTATCTCGTCGTCTCTCCATCTCAGTGTCAAATTCTCCACCCCGGGAGGAATAGCTGAGGTGCATGGAGATCCAGAGGTGGCCCGAGCTTGCTACCTGACCGTGCTCCAGGGACATGAGCAGGTGGTCGTCCAGACGACCAATTTGGAGCCTTATATCCCAGGGGAGGAGTCCCAGCAATTGGGCACCCAGGACGAGGTTGAGGAATTCCCGCTGAGAAAGGACAGGCCTGACTAGGTCCTCCGCGTCGGTGCGTCGCTACCCCCCAAAGAGAAGAATGACTTGAAGGCTCTACTAAGGGAGTACGCCCAGGTCTTTGCGTGGACAGTAGAGGACATGCCTGGGATTCCGATTGACCTGGCCGTCCACCACCTCAACATAGATCCCCGCTTCAAGCCagt
Above is a genomic segment from Coffea eugenioides isolate CCC68of chromosome 5, Ceug_1.0, whole genome shotgun sequence containing:
- the LOC113771880 gene encoding uncharacterized protein LOC113771880; its protein translation is MTRFNTEILQIRDKDEKVVMAAFVNGLRVEELFYKLAEKPPVNLEELLTKAHATANAEEAARLKKESHRELGNRRGRINPPENRDGPAAKNVFDPLSKDKAPSQPLLLEKGYTPLTRPRAQILAVMEAEGLVEQPPKMGTPRNKRNQDRYCAFHRDVGHDTEGCWALRKEIEDLIQRGFLGQFVRPGRPGQGPGRGDRGEAKRRDRPERRDFSRADYPDPDTQNLAEVINTIAGGPTGGGQPCNQEEPVTSPRGG
- the LOC113770547 gene encoding polyphenol oxidase I, chloroplastic-like, translated to MATYWNCTQTSSLVMAFFSLPSSTHPIYPTQICSSSHAFPPTRVTNYNLHAKASTCKDQNAEHRQTPSTSTDGSISSSKSKSGKTSAGKFERRDVLIGLGGLYGATTLSRPVSPDVSNCTEGRKTPSGIPVYCCPPSAAGYSDYTPSASEVYTRMPAHTVSHDYIKQYSTAIAKMKNLPLSDPRNFYQQANIHCVYCDEGYTQSGFPDKRLDIHKSWLFFPWHRWFLYFFERICKNLLDDDTFTLPFWQWDDPSGMQIPPMYNDSKLSLYDFLRNPKHLPPKVVDLAYNGTDLQIDPNIQIQYNCCTMYTQMITHSSTPPLFFGHPLLGGDDPDPGAGSIETTPHNCVHNWLGDPSQPNHEDMGVLFSAGRDPIFCGHHGNIDRMWYIYNNVLKRKNIEDADWLNSSFIFFNEAARPVRVTVKDSTNLAKLGYTYPDLPLSWLKCKPKARRRGLILTKLSVNAPKANEVLPMKLEKPISFMVQRPKKSRSGQEKAEAEEVLKIKGIEFDKGETSVFDVFVNEDDTSQSNPCKAESLGSFSSLGHGHSMKSTTSQIFTISEVLEELGADDFNSILVTLVPRLGVVTIGGIEITFVPKP